From one Deltaproteobacteria bacterium genomic stretch:
- a CDS encoding DUF1614 domain-containing protein, with protein MSWSRFHFFPLALPFVLALFLLVVFLVAFIEVGILGYAYEKVGVDRRWVFTLLMLSLAGSGVNIPVAELPAERVLSGDEIVFFGMRYVIPVVENWPRTVIAVNVGGAVIPTLLSLYLVVKNGLWVPSLAGIGVVAAVVHAIAQPVRGVGIAVPTFVPPLVAATAALAMSRGSAPALAYVAGSLGTLIGADLLNLGRIRGLGAPIASIGGAGTFDGIFMSGILAVLLA; from the coding sequence TTGTCCTGGTCGCGCTTCCACTTCTTCCCGCTCGCGCTGCCGTTCGTCCTGGCGCTCTTCCTGCTCGTCGTCTTCCTCGTCGCCTTCATCGAGGTCGGTATCCTCGGCTACGCCTACGAGAAGGTGGGGGTGGACCGGCGCTGGGTGTTCACCCTGCTCATGCTCTCGCTCGCCGGGAGCGGCGTGAACATCCCCGTGGCCGAGCTGCCCGCCGAGCGCGTGCTCTCGGGCGACGAGATCGTCTTCTTCGGTATGCGCTACGTGATCCCGGTGGTCGAGAACTGGCCGCGCACGGTGATCGCCGTCAACGTGGGCGGGGCCGTGATCCCGACGCTGCTCTCGCTCTACCTCGTCGTGAAGAATGGGCTCTGGGTCCCGAGCCTGGCGGGCATCGGCGTGGTGGCGGCCGTCGTCCACGCCATCGCCCAGCCGGTCCGGGGCGTGGGCATCGCGGTGCCGACCTTCGTCCCGCCGCTGGTGGCGGCCACAGCCGCCCTCGCGATGTCGCGGGGCTCCGCCCCCGCGCTGGCCTACGTGGCCGGCAGCCTGGGGACGTTGATCGGTGCCGACCTGTTGAACCTCGGCCGCATCCGGGGGCTGGGCGCGCCGATCGCGTCGATCGGCGGCGCGGGGACCTTCGACGGTATCTTCATGAGCGGGATCCTCGCCGTCCTGCTCGCCTGA
- a CDS encoding amidophosphoribosyltransferase — MFDKFHEECGVVGVYGHPEAATLAYLGLYALQHRGQESAGIVASNGEALISHRGMGHVAEIFDQEILGRLGGRLAIGHNRYSTSGSTVLKNCQPFVVEWAQGALAIAHNGNLVNADELRSRLEARGSIFQSTVDSEVIIHLIAASSEATLTGRIIDALSQVKGAYSLVFLTKNRIIAARDPRGFRPLVLGRVGDALVVASETCALDLVDARYEREIEPGEIVTVSERGLDSVHPFPRQETHACVFEYIYFARPDSRVFGRNVYEVRKTLGRELARESPVPADIVIAVPDSGVPAAIGYAEEARLPYEMGLIRNHYVGRTFIEPSSSIRHFGVKVKLNALREVLAGRRVVVVDDSIVRGTTSQKLVAMIRQAGAREVHVRISSPPTTHPCFYGIDTPTRAELIASSHSVAEIRAYLGADSLAYLSVAGMYAFAGQRANFCDACFTGNYPIPPGEEVPVRQLHLFEACDR, encoded by the coding sequence ATGTTCGACAAGTTCCACGAGGAGTGCGGTGTCGTCGGCGTCTACGGCCATCCGGAGGCGGCCACCCTCGCGTACCTGGGCCTCTACGCCCTGCAGCACCGGGGCCAGGAGTCGGCGGGTATCGTGGCCTCGAACGGGGAGGCCCTCATCAGCCACCGCGGCATGGGCCACGTGGCGGAGATCTTCGACCAGGAGATCCTGGGGCGCCTCGGGGGCCGGCTCGCCATCGGCCACAACCGCTACTCGACCAGCGGCTCGACCGTGCTCAAGAACTGCCAGCCGTTCGTGGTCGAGTGGGCGCAGGGCGCGCTCGCCATCGCGCACAACGGCAACCTCGTGAACGCCGACGAGCTGCGCAGCCGGCTCGAGGCGCGCGGTTCTATCTTCCAGTCGACGGTCGACAGCGAGGTCATCATCCACCTGATCGCCGCCTCGTCGGAAGCCACGCTCACCGGGCGCATCATCGACGCGCTCAGCCAGGTGAAGGGCGCCTACTCGCTCGTGTTCCTGACCAAGAACCGGATCATCGCGGCGCGCGACCCGCGCGGCTTCCGCCCCCTCGTCCTCGGGCGGGTCGGCGATGCGCTGGTCGTCGCCTCCGAGACCTGCGCCCTCGATCTGGTCGACGCGCGCTACGAGCGCGAAATCGAGCCGGGCGAGATCGTCACCGTGAGCGAGCGCGGCCTCGACTCCGTGCACCCGTTCCCTCGGCAGGAGACGCACGCCTGCGTCTTCGAGTACATCTACTTCGCACGCCCCGACAGCCGGGTCTTCGGGCGCAACGTGTACGAGGTGCGCAAGACGCTCGGCCGCGAGCTCGCGCGCGAGAGCCCGGTCCCGGCCGACATCGTGATCGCCGTCCCCGACTCGGGCGTGCCGGCCGCGATCGGCTACGCCGAGGAGGCGCGGCTGCCCTACGAGATGGGCCTCATCCGCAACCACTACGTCGGGCGGACGTTCATCGAGCCCTCCAGCTCGATCCGGCACTTCGGCGTCAAGGTCAAGCTCAACGCGCTGCGCGAGGTGCTGGCGGGCCGGCGCGTGGTGGTGGTCGACGACTCGATCGTGCGCGGGACGACCAGCCAGAAGCTCGTCGCCATGATCCGGCAGGCGGGGGCCCGCGAGGTCCACGTGCGCATCAGCTCGCCGCCGACGACGCACCCCTGCTTCTACGGCATCGACACGCCGACGCGCGCGGAGCTGATCGCCTCGTCGCACTCGGTGGCGGAGATCCGCGCGTACCTCGGCGCCGACTCGCTGGCGTACCTGAGCGTTGCCGGCATGTACGCCTTCGCCGGCCAGCGGGCGAACTTCTGCGACGCCTGCTTCACCGGCAACTACCCGATCCCGCCGGGCGAGGAGGTGCCGGTGCGGCAGCTCCACCTCTTCGAGGCCTGCGACCGGTAG